One Mercurialis annua linkage group LG3, ddMerAnnu1.2, whole genome shotgun sequence DNA window includes the following coding sequences:
- the LOC126673939 gene encoding transcription factor AS1 translates to MEMKERQRWRAEEDALLRDYVKQYGPREWNLVSQRMCLPLNRDAKSCLERWKNYLKPGIKKGSLTEEEQRLVIRLQAKHGNKWKKIAAEVPGRTAKRLGKWWEVFKEKQQREHKENNKTIEPIDEGKYDRILETFAEKLVKERPTPAFSMATSNGGFLHTEPSAPASAPAASLLPPWLSTSNSMSTVRPPSPSVTLSLSPSTVAAPPPPSIPWLQAERGPDNTLVLGSLPPHGSVPPCSEIMVISELVDCCRELEEGHRAWAAHKKEAAWRLRRVELQLDSEKSCRKKEKMEEIELKMKALREEQKASLDRIEGEYREQLSELRRDAETKEQKLAEQWQAKHLRLSKFLEQVACRPRHAEPNGR, encoded by the coding sequence ATGGAAATGAAGGAGAGACAGCGTTGGAGAGCTGAAGAGGACGCTTTGTTACGTGATTATGTTAAACAATATGGTCCAAGGGAATGGAACCTTGTCTCACAGCGCATGTGCTTGCCCCTAAACAGAGATGCGAAATCTTGCTTAGAAAGGTGGAAGAATTACCTCAAGCCTGGAATAAAGAAAGGATCCCTTACTGAAGAAGAGCAACGTCTTGTTATCCGACTTCAGGCCAAACACGGTAACAAATGGAAGAAAATTGCTGCTGAAGTTCCGGGCCGAACTGCTAAGAGACTTGGCAAGTGGTGGGAAGTGTTCAAAGAGAAGCAGCAGAGAGAGCACAAGGAAAACAATAAGACTATAGAACCGATAGACGAGGGCAAGTACGACAGGATTCTCGAGACTTTTGCGGAGAAGCTAGTGAAAGAGCGACCTACTCCAGCGTTCTCCATGGCCACTTCCAATGGGGGATTTCTTCATACTGAGCCATCTGCGCCTGCGTCGGCACCTGCAGCAAGTTTGCTTCCCCCGTGGCTTTCTACTTCGAATAGCATGTCCACTGTAAGACCACCATCGCCATCCGTAACTCTAAGCCTCTCACCTTCAACAGTTGCAGCACCCCCACCCCCTTCAATCCCTTGGTTGCAGGCTGAGAGAGGACCCGATAACACTCTTGTTTTGGGGAGTTTGCCACCGCATGGTTCAGTCCCGCCTTGCAGTGAGATTATGGTAATATCAGAGCTGGTGGATTGTTGCAGAGAGTTGGAAGAAGGGCATCGCGCTTGGGCTGCACATAAGAAGGAAGCTGCCTGGAGACTAAGAAGAGTAGAATTGCAGCTGGATTCAGAGAAGTCGTGCCGGAAGAAGGAGAAAATGGAGGAGATAGAGTTGAAAATGAAGGCTCTTAGGGAAGAACAGAAGGCTTCTCTGGATAGGATAGAAGGAGAATACAGGGAACAATTATCTGAATTGAGAAGAGATGCAGAAACCAAGGAGCAAAAACTTGCTGAGCAATGGCAGGCCAAGCATTTACGTCTTTCCAAGTTTCTCGAGCAGGTAGCGTGCAGGCCGAGGCATGCAGAGCCTAATGGACGGTAA
- the LOC126671608 gene encoding uncharacterized protein LOC126671608, translated as MGKTMDSIFRRTFKASKFKSAINLANSRLAVFKNKHQVRCNQAHSDVLQLLQQGHHQRALIRVEQVIKEQNMVDVYVLMEGYCNLIGERVHLIEHDRNCPEELREAISSLLYASTRCGDFPELQEIRTVLTSWYGKEFVARATELRNHCGVNPKMIQKLSTKQPDLDNRTKLLKEIASEHNIVLQLEEISIKTEKKPEASTKHSEPDPDKSINSGSPKVVENLKFSSEEMGSDGFSDSVKSRKKYRDVAAAAQAAYESAEYAAAAARAAVELSRSYPRDPDDQSSPSNRGRKVYVNEETQKSESELENHEIQSQIEDSQVKNNNAVEQNSVPSSATSSFIVGNDSRVTSMTLDAEELVRRLDKDIVFDESDSETHYSGSEVRKIPPVIQAGNKLDSVNGTEGSGFQSSEHLNRGRQGRFSVRTRSIY; from the exons ATGGGCAAGACTATGGATTCCATTTTCAGAAGAACATTCAAGGCTTCGAAATTCAAGTCAGCTATCAATCTTGCTAACTCTCGTCTTGCGGTTTTCAAGAACAAGCATCAGGTCAGGTGTAATCAGGCTCACTCTGATGTTCTTCAGCTTCTTCAACAAGGCCACCATCAGCGCGCTCTTATTCGc GTTGAGCAGGTGATTAAGGAGCAGAACATGGTTGATGTTTATGTTTTGATGGAAGGATACTGTAATCTTATTGGAGAAAGAGTTCACCTCATTGAACATGACAG AAATTGTCCTGAGGAATTGAGGGAAGCTATATCAAGTTTACTATATGCATCTACGAGATGTGGGGATTTCCCCGAGCTTCAAGAAATCCGGACTGTTTTAACTTCTTGGTACGGCAAGGAATTTGTTGCTCGTGCAACCGAATTACGGAACCATTGTGGAGTTAATCCAAAG ATGATACAAAAGTTATCAACCAAGCAGCCGGATTTGGATAACAGAACGAAGCTGCTCAAAGAAATTGCTTCAGAGCACAACATTGTTCTACAACTCGAAGAAATCTCTATCAAAACCGAG AAAAAACCGGAAGCAAGCACGAAGCATAGTGAGCCTGACCCTgataaatcaattaattcagGCAGCCCGAAGGTCGTcgaaaatctaaaattttcctCGGAAGAGATGGGAAGTGACGGGTTCTCTGATTCGGTGAAGTCCAGGAAAAAGTATAGGGATGTAGCTGCTGCAGCTCAAGCAGCTTATGAATCAGCAGAATATGCTGCTGCAGCTGCACGAGCCGCTGTGGAGCTCTCTCGATCTTACCCTCGCGATCCTGACGATCAGAGCAGTCCCAGTAACAGAGGAAGAAAGGTATACGTTAATGAGGAGACTCAAAAATCTGAATCTGAACTTGAAAACCATGAAATCCAGAGTCAAATTGAAGACAGCCAAGTGAAAAATAACAATGCAGTGGAACAGAACTCGGTGCCGAGTTCTGCTACAAGTTCATTTATTGTGGGAAACGATTCGAGAGTGACATCGATGACCCTGGATGCCGAGGAGCTAGTTAGGCGGTTGGATAAGGATATAGTTTTCGACGAGAGCGACTCCGAAACTCATTATTCGGGTTCCGAAGTCCGGAAAATTCCTCCTGTAATTCAAGCTGGTAATAAATTAGATTCGGTTAACGGTACAGAAGGGTCAGGATTTCAAAGTTCAGAGCATCTAAACAGAGGAAGGCAGGGACGATTTTCAGTTAGGACGAGAAGCATATATTAA
- the LOC126675051 gene encoding 60S ribosomal protein L13-1, translated as MKHNNVIPNGHFKKHWQNYVKTWFNQPARKTRRRVARQKKAVKIFPRPTSGPLRPIVHGMTLKYNMKLKAGRGFTLEELKAAGIPKKLAPTIGIAVDHRRKNRSLEGLQTNVQRLKTYKAKLVVFPRRARKVKAGDSAPEELATATQVQGHYMPIVREPPTVELVKVTEEMKSFKAYDKLRIERTNQRHVGVRMKRAAEAEKEEKK; from the exons ATGAAGCATAACAATGTTATTCCTAATGGCCACTTTAAAAAGCACTGGCAGAACTATGTCAAGACATGGTTTAACCAACCTGCCCGCAAAACAAGGAGACGCGTCG CTCGTCAAAAGAAAGCTGTGAAGATCTTTCCTAGACCTACATCGGGTCCTCTTCGCCCGATTGTTCATGGAATGACATTGAAGTATAACATGAAATTGAAGGCTGGGAGAGGATTTACTCTTGAAGAACTCAAG GCTGCAGGTATTCCAAAGAAACTTGCCCCTACAATCGGAATAGCTGTTGACCATCGAAGGAAAAACCGGTCTTTGGAGGGTTTACAAACCAATGTTCAGAGGTTGAAGACCTACAAGGccaaattggttgttttcccAAGACGTGCTCGCAAGGTCAAG GCTGGTGACTCTGCTCCTGAGGAGCTGGCAACAGCAACCCAAGTCCAAGGGCATTACATGCCAATTGTACGTGAACCCCCAACCGTGGAACTTGTTAAGGTCACTGAAGAGATGAAATCATTCAAGGCCTACGACAAGCTACGCATAGAGAGGACTAACCAGCGCCATGTTGGTGTTAGGATGAAGAGAGCTGCAGAGGCtgagaaagaagaaaagaagtag
- the LOC126675065 gene encoding homologous-pairing protein 2 homolog — MAPKPDSAEAIVLNFVNEQNRPVNSQNAADALQKFNLKKAAVQKALDSLADSGKISFKEYGKQKIYIARQDQFEIPNSEELNLMKEKNSELQKQVEEQKKATNAVEGEIKALQSNLTLEQIHDKEVKLRNEVKEMEDKMVKLRGGVTLVSPEERKAIEKIYSEQISHWKKRKRMFKDLWDAITENSPKNLKEFKEELGFEYDEDVGVSLQSFSDLLQPGKKRTRGQ, encoded by the exons ATGGCTCCAAAACCGGATAGCGCAGAAG CGATCGTGTTAAACTTTGTTAACGAG CAAAATAGACCGGTGAATTCACAAAATGCTGCTGATGCATTGCAAAAGTTTAATCTCAAAAAGGCGGCTGTACAGAAAGCACTTGATTCTCTTGCAGATAGTGGAAAGATTTCATTTAAAGAGTATGGCAAGCAAAAGATTTACATTGCTCGCCAAGATCAGTTTGAAATTCCAAACTCTGAAGAGCTTAATcttatgaaagaaaaaaattctgaGCTTCAGAAACAGGTTGAAGAGCAGAAGAAAGCAACAAATGCGGTTGAGGGAG aaattAAGGCTTTGCAGTCAAATTTGACATTGGAGCAGATACATGATAAAGAAGTAAAATTGAGAAACGAG GTCAAGGAAATGGAGGACAAAATGGTAAAACTTCGTGGAGGAGTTACCTTGGTTAGCCCAGAAGAGCGAAAGGCTATCGAGAAAATATACTCAGAGCAAATAAGTCACTGGAAAAAGCGTAAAAGGATGTTTAAGGATCTCTGGGACGCTATTACTGAAAATTCACCCAAGAATCTAAAGGAATTTAAG GAGGAACTTGGATTCGAGTATGATGAAGATGTTGGTGTGAGTTTGCAGTCATTCAGTGATTTGCTTCAACCTGGTAAGAAGCGTACCAGAGgccagtga
- the LOC126675064 gene encoding uncharacterized protein LOC126675064 — MAAAQPLTLLSNSCCHSFNTFPAPTTTFRFNSKSSTVAHRRHSIYNNNQTHTALKNRLKLNKINTQFICHAARRKPTASNAAVSIKQEENGGKNSKILKLLQVILWGFEGVYILWLFLLPYAPGDPVWAISKDTIDSLIGLSLNFFFILPFLNFVGIHLIDAPVLHPVSEGLFNFVIGWTFMFAPLLFTDRKRDRYKWSLDVLWSLQMFLTNTFLIPYMAIRLNEADSESVPQKRSPLGSVMTNGAPIVGLIGGFACLVSVLWSLYGRSDDNFGTIADRWEFLISYLGSERLAYAFIWDICFYIVFQPWLIGDNLQNIQKSKVSLLNYLRFVPVVGLVAYLLCLNLDEE, encoded by the exons atggcaGCAGCTCAACCTCTAACACTACTAAGTAACAGCTGCTGCCACTCCTTCAATACCTTTCCCGCTCCAACGACGACGTTTcgtttcaattcaaaatcatcAACAGTCGCTCACCGTCGCCATTCCATCTACAACAACAATCAAACTCATACCGCCCTGAAAAACCGCTTGAAATTGAATAAGATTAATACCCAATTCATTTGCCACGCTGCTCGCCGCAAACCCACCGCCTCAAACGCGGCCGTTTCAATAAAGCAGGAAGAAAATGGCGGCAAGAACAGTAAAATACTGAAATTGCTTCAAGTGATATTATGGGGATTTGAAGGTGTTTACATTTTGTGGCTCTTTCTTCTTCCTTATGCCCCT GGAGATCCAGTGTGGGCTATTAGTAAGGACACTATAGATTCACTCATTGGCCTTTCTCTCAATTTCTTCTTTATCTTGCCTTTTCTCAACTTTG TTGGCATTCATCTTATTGATGCCCCGGTGCTTCACCCG GTATCTGAGGGATTATTCAACTTTGTCATTGGATGGACTTTTATGTTTGCTCCTTTGCTCTTCACCGATCGTAAGAGGGATCGGTACAAATGGTCGTTAGACGTTTTGTGGAGCTTGCAGATGTTCCTTACTAATA CATTTTTGATACCTTATATGGCAATCCGGCTAAATGAAGCTGATTCTGAGTCAGTTCCACAAAAGCGCTCTCCGCTAGGCAGTGTGATGACAAATGGTGCACCAATAGTGGGGCTGATAGGTGGATTTGCATGTCTGGTTTCAGTATTATGGTCCCTTTATGGCAGATCGGACGATAATTTTGGAACCATAGCAGATAGATGGGAGTTCCTGATAAGTTACTTAGGATCGGAGAGGCTGGCTTATGCATTCATTTGGGATATATGTTTTTACATAGTTTTCCAGCCTTGGCTTATAGGTGACAATTTACAGAACATTCAGAAAAGCAAAGTGAGTTTACTGAACTATCTTAGGTTTGTTCCGGTTGTTGGTTTGGTGGCCTATCTTCTTTGTTTGAACCTTGATGAGGAATGA